A section of the Patescibacteria group bacterium genome encodes:
- a CDS encoding DUF262 domain-containing protein, with amino-acid sequence MKTTLKINITVKDICDGFVYNELEGKGLFGLSGKLTIQPEYQRNYIYASDGGKKEMAVIESVLKEYPIGLIYFNKVSDNNLEVLDGQQRITSLGRFITDKFAIKDENGMEQYFSGMAKDKQGKILKTTLLIYECEGKESEIKEWFKTINIAGVPLNGQELLNAVYSGPFVTLGKEEFSNSQNANIQKWSAYVSGSANRQEFLECALDWVSKGNIGDYMSRHRFEKNINELKKYFNSVIDWVSSVFTNVESEMRGLEWGRLYEEHHKKSYNPAKVSAEVQKLYADPYVKNRKGIFEYILGGSIDTKLLEVRVFDEATKKTVYTTQTVKAEKKDESNCPHCAIGHDANKSKIWSFSEMDADHVAAWSKGGATSAKNCQMLCKTHNRAKGNR; translated from the coding sequence ATGAAAACAACTTTAAAAATTAATATTACTGTTAAAGATATTTGCGATGGGTTTGTCTATAACGAACTTGAAGGTAAGGGTTTGTTCGGTTTGTCTGGTAAATTGACCATTCAACCGGAGTATCAACGCAATTATATTTATGCTTCTGATGGTGGTAAAAAAGAAATGGCCGTCATTGAATCAGTCCTCAAAGAGTACCCGATAGGATTGATCTATTTTAACAAAGTAAGCGACAACAATTTAGAGGTTTTAGACGGCCAGCAACGCATCACTAGTCTTGGGCGGTTTATAACTGACAAATTTGCTATCAAAGACGAAAACGGCATGGAGCAATATTTTAGCGGTATGGCAAAAGACAAACAGGGTAAAATTTTAAAAACTACTTTACTTATTTACGAATGCGAAGGGAAAGAAAGCGAGATAAAAGAGTGGTTCAAAACAATTAATATTGCCGGTGTTCCACTTAATGGTCAGGAATTACTTAATGCGGTGTATTCCGGGCCGTTTGTAACGCTCGGCAAGGAGGAATTTAGTAATAGCCAAAACGCCAACATTCAAAAATGGAGCGCGTATGTATCCGGTAGCGCTAACCGGCAGGAATTTTTAGAATGTGCGCTGGATTGGGTAAGCAAAGGTAATATCGGCGATTATATGAGTCGTCATCGTTTTGAAAAAAATATTAATGAATTAAAAAAATATTTCAACAGCGTGATCGATTGGGTTTCTAGTGTGTTTACTAATGTTGAAAGCGAGATGCGCGGTCTTGAGTGGGGGCGACTTTATGAGGAACACCATAAAAAATCGTACAATCCAGCCAAAGTATCAGCCGAGGTACAGAAGCTCTATGCTGATCCGTATGTTAAAAATCGCAAAGGTATTTTTGAGTATATTCTTGGTGGTTCCATTGACACAAAATTACTTGAAGTCCGAGTTTTTGATGAAGCAACCAAAAAGACGGTTTATACAACACAAACCGTCAAGGCAGAGAAAAAAGACGAATCAAACTGCCCGCATTGTGCCATTGGGCATGATGCTAACAAGAGTAAGATTTGGAGTTTTAGCGAAATGGACGCAGACCATGTAGCAGCCTGGAGCAAGGGAGGTGCAACTTCAGCAAAAAACTGCCAGATGCTTTGCAAGACACACAATCGAGCAAAAGGTAATCGGTAA